In Dioscorea cayenensis subsp. rotundata cultivar TDr96_F1 chromosome 9, TDr96_F1_v2_PseudoChromosome.rev07_lg8_w22 25.fasta, whole genome shotgun sequence, a genomic segment contains:
- the LOC120268639 gene encoding (+)-neomenthol dehydrogenase-like has translation MMVVVVAMMLVQEVVRVLVYQLNYILYLVSSLHGMHTKGELTDIDNLSEEVIENVLDSFLEDLKKGNLEFGGWPLMLPSYSISKVALNAYTRVLAKKHTGMRINCVHPSYVKTNINWHTEVLKVEDVAKSPVMLAFLPPSGPMGCYFDQTTMAEF, from the coding sequence ATGATGGTGGTGGTAGTTGCGATGATGTTGGTGCAGGAAGTAGTGAGGGTGTTGGTGTATcaacttaattatattttatatttggtttCCTCATTGCATGGTATGCACACCAAAGGAGAATTAACAGACATAGACAACCTAAGTGAAGAGGTGATTGAGAATGTGCTTGACAGTTTCCTGGAAGACTTGAAAAAAGGGAATCTTGAATTTGGAGGCTGGCCATTAATGTTACCATCATACAGCATATCCAAAGTTGCACTGAATGCATACACAAGGGTTTTGGCCAAGAAGCACACTGGAATGCGCATTAACTGTGTTCATCCTAGTTATGTAAAAACCAATATCAATTGGCATACAGAAGTTTTGAAGGTCGAAGACGTAGCGAAAAGTCCGGTGATGCTTGCTTTTCTCCCACCCAGTGGACCTATGGGTTGCTACTTTGATCAAACCACCATGGCTGAGTTTTGA